One window from the genome of Sulfurimonas hongkongensis encodes:
- a CDS encoding AAA family ATPase, with translation MNVVLKKCNSIETGEINIADNSLNIKYGINGTGKSTISKAIEYYVIDKNNSSNELLKLKPFKYRDNPDENNPEVSGLDSINNVAIFNEDYINQYVFQPNEVLKNSFDILINDEAYQTGMLEINELIKDISKTFEDNQDIEIMLNDLNELLESFGKAKGLAKSSSFFKAVGKGNPVENIPNELTVYKDFIQHDSNTKWLKWQMTGKDYLNISDCCPYCTSSDIEEKKETIEAVATKYDSKLIEHLNKIITTISKLKEYFTVDTYDKIIEISKSVDGLQKEQEAFILEIREQINTLIDKLQNVKKLGFQSLKDFEKVDEIIKTFKIDLSYMAHLNTDVTKEKILKINNSLDEILEKSGQLQGKVNIQKRRVKETIEKHKEDINTFLKYAGYNYFIDIKEDANNSSYKMQLIHNDFVESDIDNAKNHLSFGEKNAFALILFMYEVLKNNSDLIILDDPISSFDKNKKFAIMEMLFRGEKSFRDKTILMLTHDFEPIVDIIFHHPDIFNAVNPSANYLENIEGILIEKLITKSDIRTFIDIAEENISNLSEQINKLIYLRRLYEITNNKGLGYQLLSNLFHKRETPIYKSSSDDRNMTEEEIEKATEEITAKIEEEFCYLSCFQNVNNNDEMKRVYNNSTNNYEKLQIYRILFNENNDNRVIRKFVNETFHIENDYIYQLNPFQYQTIPHYIIKECNIDIEQNS, from the coding sequence ATGAATGTAGTATTAAAAAAATGTAATAGTATTGAAACTGGAGAAATTAATATTGCTGATAATTCATTGAATATCAAATATGGAATTAATGGTACTGGAAAATCAACAATATCTAAAGCAATCGAGTATTATGTAATTGATAAAAATAACTCATCAAATGAATTATTAAAACTCAAGCCATTTAAATATAGAGATAACCCAGATGAAAATAATCCAGAAGTAAGTGGATTAGATTCGATTAATAATGTAGCTATATTTAATGAGGACTATATAAATCAATATGTATTTCAGCCAAATGAAGTATTAAAAAATAGTTTTGATATCTTAATAAACGATGAAGCTTATCAAACAGGAATGCTTGAAATAAATGAATTAATCAAAGATATATCTAAAACATTTGAAGATAATCAAGATATTGAAATAATGTTAAATGACTTAAATGAATTATTAGAAAGTTTTGGTAAAGCCAAAGGATTAGCAAAATCAAGTAGTTTTTTTAAAGCTGTAGGAAAGGGAAATCCTGTAGAAAATATTCCTAATGAGTTAACTGTTTATAAAGATTTTATACAACATGACAGTAATACAAAATGGTTAAAATGGCAAATGACGGGAAAAGACTATTTAAATATTTCTGATTGTTGCCCATATTGTACTTCATCGGATATTGAAGAAAAAAAAGAAACTATTGAAGCAGTTGCCACAAAATATGATTCTAAACTTATTGAACATTTAAATAAAATCATAACTACCATTTCTAAATTAAAAGAATATTTTACAGTAGATACTTATGATAAAATTATTGAAATATCAAAGAGTGTTGATGGGTTACAAAAAGAACAAGAAGCTTTTATACTTGAAATTAGAGAGCAAATCAATACCTTAATTGATAAACTGCAAAATGTAAAAAAACTAGGGTTTCAATCTTTAAAAGATTTTGAAAAAGTAGATGAAATTATTAAAACATTTAAAATTGACCTTAGCTATATGGCACATCTTAATACTGATGTTACAAAAGAAAAGATTTTAAAAATAAATAACTCTTTAGATGAAATATTAGAAAAGTCTGGACAATTACAAGGCAAGGTAAATATACAAAAAAGAAGAGTTAAAGAAACTATTGAAAAACATAAAGAAGATATAAATACTTTTTTAAAATATGCTGGATATAACTATTTTATAGACATAAAAGAAGATGCCAACAATAGCTCTTATAAAATGCAATTGATACATAATGATTTTGTAGAAAGTGATATAGACAATGCTAAAAACCATTTAAGTTTTGGTGAAAAAAATGCTTTTGCATTAATTTTATTTATGTATGAAGTCTTAAAAAATAATTCAGACTTAATAATACTTGATGACCCAATCTCCTCGTTTGACAAAAATAAAAAATTTGCAATTATGGAAATGTTATTTAGAGGTGAAAAAAGTTTTAGAGATAAAACAATTCTTATGCTAACACATGATTTTGAACCAATTGTAGACATAATTTTTCATCATCCTGATATATTTAATGCAGTAAATCCAAGTGCTAATTATTTAGAAAACATTGAAGGTATTTTAATTGAAAAATTAATTACAAAAAGTGATATAAGGACTTTTATAGATATAGCAGAAGAAAATATATCAAACCTTAGTGAACAAATAAATAAATTAATTTATCTTAGAAGATTATATGAAATTACAAATAATAAAGGTTTAGGGTATCAATTACTTTCAAATTTATTTCATAAAAGAGAAACACCCATCTATAAATCAAGTTCAGACGATAGGAATATGACGGAAGAAGAAATAGAAAAGGCAACGGAAGAAATTACAGCTAAAATTGAAGAAGAATTTTGCTATTTATCTTGTTTTCAAAATGTAAATAATAATGATGAAATGAAAAGAGTTTATAATAACTCTACTAACAATTATGAAAAACTTCAAATTTATAGAATTCTATTTAATGAGAACAACGATAATAGAGTGATAAGGAAGTTTGTAAATGAAACTTTTCATATAGAAAATGATTATATATACCAACTAAACCCTTTTCAGTATCAGACAATACCACACTATATAATTAAAGAGTGTAATATTGATATTGAGCAAAACTCATAA
- a CDS encoding tyrosine-type recombinase/integrase, giving the protein MKNISTDPRTKEKRRHHVHPQTLGRNIKVASQKANLNKRVTTHIFRHSYATHLLQAGIDLRSIQELLGHKSVETTMIYTHVVSEMNKAKVISPLDF; this is encoded by the coding sequence ATGAAAAATATTTCAACTGACCCTAGAACTAAAGAGAAAAGACGCCACCATGTTCATCCGCAAACTTTAGGGCGAAACATAAAAGTAGCATCTCAAAAGGCAAACCTAAACAAGCGTGTAACTACACATATTTTTAGACACTCGTATGCAACGCATCTGCTCCAAGCGGGCATTGATTTGCGAAGCATTCAAGAACTTTTAGGTCATAAAAGCGTTGAGACGACTATGATATATACTCATGTTGTGAGCGAGATGAACAAGGCTAAAGTTATAAGCCCACTAGATTTTTAA
- the ccoG gene encoding cytochrome c oxidase accessory protein CcoG, translating into MSKKNIGITIPTPWRIKRYYLYAVVTIVALVLPWITVDGNHFFLLSFDKLKLHLAFVEFDMQELYLMPFLLMLLFLGVFGMTVMGGRVFCGWVCPQTIFRVIYRDLIETKLLRLRKRIKNKQLDPDMSKFENKVKKAVAILIWSALAIIAGSNFMWYFVPPEDFFAYLGDFNNHWVLFGSVIGIAVFLIYDIVFLQEDYCIYVCPYSRIQSVLYDEHTVMAIYNMHRGGHIYDEQHNKVYTKQKDLQAVEPHAECTACESCVTVCPTHIDIRKGLQLECINCLECVDACTTVMGKLGKPSLVTWSSDYEIVDQKGKTKYFRTKVLAYMGLLVGIMIILGMMGSTKEHMLLNINKETRLYSVKHLDDGKFRVENAYEFLLQNTENEEMKFFFEVIPPEGMEGKITIAKPKGEFTAVPGMKKKEIVVLRTEEMLVDDSRKDTVIPITIRAYAVGHEDRVVVFRKSTFVFPRADIIADGKQ; encoded by the coding sequence ATGAGCAAAAAAAACATCGGTATAACTATACCGACACCGTGGAGAATTAAACGCTACTATCTATATGCAGTGGTAACTATAGTTGCGTTAGTGTTACCTTGGATTACAGTAGATGGAAATCACTTCTTTCTACTAAGTTTTGACAAATTAAAACTACACCTTGCATTTGTTGAGTTTGATATGCAAGAATTATATTTAATGCCATTTTTACTGATGCTACTCTTTTTAGGAGTATTTGGTATGACAGTTATGGGTGGTCGTGTCTTTTGTGGATGGGTTTGTCCGCAGACTATTTTTAGAGTAATTTATAGAGATTTGATAGAAACAAAGCTATTAAGGCTTAGAAAACGAATCAAAAACAAACAGTTAGATCCAGATATGAGTAAGTTTGAAAATAAAGTAAAAAAAGCAGTGGCTATTTTGATATGGTCGGCTCTTGCAATTATTGCAGGATCAAACTTTATGTGGTACTTCGTTCCTCCTGAGGATTTTTTTGCCTACCTTGGGGACTTTAACAATCACTGGGTGCTCTTTGGTTCGGTTATAGGAATTGCAGTTTTTCTTATATATGATATAGTGTTTTTACAAGAGGATTACTGTATATATGTCTGTCCATACTCAAGAATTCAGTCAGTCTTGTATGATGAACACACGGTTATGGCTATTTACAATATGCACAGAGGAGGACACATATATGATGAACAACACAACAAAGTATATACAAAGCAAAAAGATCTTCAAGCAGTTGAGCCTCATGCTGAGTGTACAGCTTGTGAGAGTTGTGTAACAGTTTGTCCAACGCATATTGATATCCGTAAGGGTCTTCAGCTAGAGTGTATAAACTGTTTAGAGTGTGTTGATGCTTGTACAACTGTTATGGGCAAACTAGGAAAACCTTCACTCGTTACTTGGTCAAGCGACTATGAGATAGTAGATCAAAAAGGTAAAACAAAGTACTTTAGAACAAAAGTCTTAGCTTATATGGGGCTTTTAGTTGGTATCATGATAATACTAGGGATGATGGGAAGTACAAAAGAGCATATGCTCTTAAACATAAACAAAGAGACTCGTCTTTACTCTGTAAAACATCTAGATGATGGTAAGTTTAGAGTTGAGAATGCTTATGAATTTTTACTTCAAAATACTGAAAATGAAGAGATGAAGTTTTTCTTTGAAGTTATTCCTCCAGAGGGAATGGAAGGTAAAATAACTATAGCAAAACCTAAAGGCGAATTTACAGCAGTTCCGGGTATGAAAAAGAAAGAGATAGTAGTTCTTAGAACTGAGGAGATGCTAGTTGATGATAGTAGAAAAGATACAGTTATCCCTATCACTATCCGTGCTTACGCTGTTGGACATGAAGATAGAGTTGTTGTCTTTAGAAAGTCAACTTTTGTTTTTCCTCGTGCAGACATTATAGCTGATGGTAAGCAATAA
- a CDS encoding phage integrase N-terminal SAM-like domain-containing protein, whose protein sequence is MEVKKKLLNLVRDKIRFKHYSYSTERTYVHWIKHYIFFHNKKHPIEMSKVEIEAYLTKLATQDRVSPTTQNQAFSALLFLYKEVLGIDMSEWNIQALRAQERKHIPVVLTKDEVRSVLQNIPMEYSLLVHLMYGCGLRMNEVLSLRIKDIDFGFNKIYIWDSKSLKDRTLPLPLKLKQQLLSQVELVTNLHKQDLGNGYGSVYIPYALEKKYPKSKLETKLANAVCEAKVS, encoded by the coding sequence ATGGAAGTTAAAAAAAAGCTATTGAATTTGGTTCGAGATAAGATCAGGTTTAAACACTATAGTTATTCAACTGAGCGAACTTATGTTCATTGGATAAAGCATTATATATTTTTTCATAATAAAAAGCATCCAATAGAGATGAGTAAAGTTGAGATAGAAGCATATTTAACAAAGTTGGCTACACAAGACAGAGTATCACCAACAACTCAAAATCAAGCTTTTAGTGCCTTGCTATTTTTATATAAAGAAGTTTTAGGAATTGATATGAGTGAGTGGAATATTCAAGCTCTTCGTGCACAAGAGAGAAAACATATACCAGTCGTTTTAACAAAAGATGAAGTTAGAAGTGTTTTACAAAATATACCTATGGAGTACAGTCTGCTTGTACATTTGATGTATGGCTGTGGGCTTAGAATGAATGAGGTTTTAAGTTTACGGATAAAAGATATAGATTTTGGCTTTAACAAAATCTATATATGGGATTCTAAATCGTTAAAAGATAGAACTCTTCCACTGCCTTTAAAATTAAAGCAGCAACTACTTAGTCAAGTTGAGTTGGTTACAAATCTTCATAAACAAGATCTGGGTAACGGTTACGGGAGTGTTTATATACCCTATGCATTAGAGAAAAAGTATCCAAAATCTAAGCTTGAAACAAAACTAGCAAATGCGGTTTGCGAAGCAAAAGTTTCCTGA
- a CDS encoding SDR family NAD(P)-dependent oxidoreductase — translation MLSNKRTIITGGTDGIGFGIAKAFAENNASVFLIARDEENLKKSAATLSQFDVEVHVLSADLSNISTIKKTTQDILNIWPEVDVLVNNAGIARFNPFTETNEEELDLHLNLNVKAPYILTQQLFDALAARKGSVINISSYFSHRMLPGRPSTAYSLSKGAMDAFTKSLAYEAGQRGVRVNAIAPGTVNTPLVQANINRLTDEGKTKFDEMIGTIYPLGRIGEPDDISGATVFLASDQARWITGAILAVDGGLTTN, via the coding sequence ATGTTATCAAACAAACGAACAATCATAACAGGCGGCACCGATGGCATTGGTTTTGGAATTGCCAAGGCATTTGCAGAAAATAATGCCAGTGTTTTTCTTATAGCCAGAGATGAAGAGAATCTCAAAAAATCAGCCGCAACTCTTTCACAATTTGATGTCGAGGTTCATGTGTTATCGGCAGACCTATCAAATATCTCGACTATTAAGAAAACTACTCAAGATATTCTCAATATATGGCCGGAAGTTGATGTGTTAGTAAACAATGCTGGTATTGCACGATTTAACCCATTCACGGAAACCAACGAAGAAGAGTTGGATTTACATCTGAACCTAAATGTAAAAGCACCTTACATTCTAACTCAACAACTGTTCGATGCGCTTGCGGCCAGAAAAGGTTCAGTGATAAACATTTCGTCCTATTTCTCACACCGCATGTTGCCAGGAAGACCGTCAACGGCATATTCATTAAGCAAAGGGGCAATGGATGCTTTCACAAAGTCCCTCGCCTATGAGGCAGGCCAACGGGGCGTACGGGTAAATGCAATTGCTCCCGGAACAGTAAATACCCCGTTAGTTCAAGCGAATATCAACAGACTTACTGATGAGGGAAAAACAAAATTCGATGAAATGATTGGAACTATCTATCCACTTGGCCGGATCGGCGAACCCGATGATATTTCGGGTGCAACGGTATTTCTTGCATCTGATCAAGCACGTTGGATTACAGGAGCAATTTTGGCCGTTGATGGTGGATTGACAACAAACTGA
- the metH gene encoding methionine synthase: MNTKKYILETIKKRPLIIDGAMGTQLQLYDVEIPKEAWEENEGCNELLNVTCPEILNKIYDGYLSAGADFITTNTFGSFAWVLDDYNIANRAYELTYAGAKLAKTLCEKFSTPSYPRFCLGTIGPGTKLPSLGHITYDEMYEGYTEVALALIDGGVDVFLLETAQDPLQIKAALHACEEACKQRSIEIPIMISVTIELSGTMLIGTDASTIATILEPFDILSLGFNCGTGPEQVLKHVRTLSEVWHKPISIHANAGLPQNRGGVTYYPMGPDEFANKQEAFLDFDGVSFLGGCCGTTPEHIKRLVDRVSVKKPKAPSGSHPNSIASLFNTTTLIQEPAPLLMGERSNATGSKAFKELLLAEDYEGTLSVAQQQVRAGAHVIDVNVGFAGRDETKDMNAVMGMYNQKISIPLMPDSTQTTGLETALKSIGGKPILNSVNLEDGEPKFDAVCSLAKKFGTSLVCLTIDEVGMAKTVEKKLAIADRIIDLATNRHGIKKEDLIFDVLTFTLASGDEEYWGAGINTIEAIRELRKKHPEVSATLGLSNISFGLDKDARPYLNSMFLHHCIEAGLTSVIINVKHIIPINKISQEDQEICDDLIFNRKPNGEALFNFIEHFSTKEVVDNDAVDEEYLRLSDKEKIAKLLMDGDKERMIPLVEEVRHTIAPEVIVNEILIDAMKVVGDLFGSGQMQLPFVLQSAETMKKTVDYLEPHLPKVEKEADTTLALGTVKGDVHDVGKNLVDIILSNNGYKVVNLGIKVDLDDFMQTMKDGHISALGMSGLLVKSTQVMKENLEILKSLNIKIPILLGGAALTRSFIDDFCRPIYDGPIFYCKDAFDGVTAMSRIEAGNFDTDLHGKDKEEKIVKEKKEVIIPPFDELKMPSRDVVVPTPPFWGRRELKLTPAQIEMAFEWINHKLLFKARWGYSSKGMKKEEYQKQLDEVVWPAYEKLKAQFLDEKLFEPTILYGYWPCRSDDNTILIFDESEGYNSLDEVNNEPLEHVMPRAIKHFTFPRQSKEPHRALSDFFHSDRHDVIALTCVSAGEKLSEVEREIYDRGEYTLYYQFHGLGVELAEALAEIAHKQIRLDLNISDGEGSSLSDVRMNRYQGSRYSFGYAACPDLELNRPLFDLLKPEEFGIELSETFQIHPEQSTSALVVYHPNASYYNV, from the coding sequence ATGAATACAAAAAAGTATATTTTAGAGACTATAAAAAAACGCCCGCTTATCATAGATGGGGCGATGGGAACTCAGCTTCAGCTTTATGACGTAGAGATTCCTAAAGAGGCATGGGAAGAAAATGAGGGCTGTAATGAGCTTTTAAATGTAACTTGCCCTGAGATTTTAAACAAGATCTACGATGGTTATCTAAGTGCCGGTGCTGACTTTATCACAACAAACACTTTTGGTTCCTTTGCCTGGGTTTTGGATGATTATAACATTGCTAATCGCGCTTATGAGCTTACATATGCAGGAGCAAAACTTGCAAAAACTCTATGTGAAAAGTTCTCAACACCCTCCTATCCTCGCTTTTGTTTGGGAACTATAGGTCCTGGTACAAAACTTCCATCACTTGGTCACATAACTTATGATGAGATGTATGAGGGCTACACAGAGGTGGCACTCGCTCTCATTGATGGAGGAGTTGATGTTTTTCTGCTTGAGACTGCACAAGATCCACTTCAGATAAAAGCTGCACTTCATGCATGCGAGGAGGCTTGCAAACAAAGAAGTATAGAGATTCCCATCATGATATCTGTGACTATTGAGCTTAGTGGAACTATGCTCATCGGTACAGATGCGAGCACTATTGCGACTATTTTAGAGCCTTTTGACATTCTCTCTTTAGGGTTTAACTGTGGAACTGGACCAGAGCAAGTACTCAAACATGTAAGAACTCTAAGTGAAGTTTGGCATAAACCTATAAGCATTCATGCAAATGCTGGACTTCCACAAAATCGTGGAGGTGTTACTTACTATCCTATGGGTCCTGATGAGTTTGCAAACAAGCAAGAAGCATTTTTAGACTTTGATGGTGTTAGCTTTTTAGGTGGATGTTGCGGAACTACACCTGAACATATCAAAAGACTTGTAGATAGAGTAAGTGTGAAAAAGCCAAAAGCACCAAGCGGTTCTCATCCAAACTCTATCGCATCTCTATTTAACACCACAACTCTCATACAAGAGCCAGCTCCACTTCTGATGGGAGAGCGCTCAAATGCAACTGGTTCAAAAGCCTTTAAAGAACTTCTCTTAGCAGAGGATTACGAGGGAACTCTAAGTGTCGCTCAACAGCAAGTTCGTGCTGGTGCTCATGTTATAGATGTAAATGTAGGCTTCGCAGGTCGTGATGAGACAAAAGATATGAACGCAGTTATGGGTATGTACAACCAAAAAATCTCAATTCCACTTATGCCAGACTCCACACAAACTACCGGCCTTGAGACTGCTCTTAAAAGCATAGGCGGAAAGCCAATCTTAAACTCTGTAAATCTCGAAGATGGTGAGCCAAAGTTTGATGCAGTGTGTAGCTTAGCGAAAAAGTTTGGAACTAGTTTAGTCTGTCTAACTATTGATGAAGTTGGTATGGCTAAAACAGTTGAGAAAAAGCTTGCCATTGCTGATAGAATCATAGACCTAGCGACTAATCGCCATGGCATAAAAAAAGAGGATTTGATTTTTGATGTTCTAACTTTTACCTTAGCAAGTGGAGATGAAGAGTACTGGGGTGCTGGGATAAACACCATAGAAGCTATCAGAGAGCTACGCAAAAAGCACCCAGAAGTTAGTGCTACTTTAGGGCTCTCAAACATCTCTTTTGGACTAGATAAAGATGCAAGACCTTACTTAAACTCTATGTTTTTACATCACTGCATCGAAGCAGGTCTTACTTCTGTTATCATAAATGTAAAACATATTATCCCCATCAACAAAATTAGCCAAGAAGATCAAGAAATATGTGATGATTTGATTTTCAACCGCAAACCAAATGGAGAGGCTCTTTTTAACTTTATAGAGCACTTTAGCACTAAAGAAGTTGTTGATAATGATGCTGTAGATGAAGAATATTTGCGCTTGAGCGATAAGGAAAAAATAGCAAAACTTCTGATGGATGGAGATAAAGAGCGGATGATTCCCCTTGTTGAAGAAGTTCGACATACTATTGCACCTGAGGTAATCGTAAATGAGATACTTATAGATGCTATGAAAGTCGTAGGTGATCTTTTTGGCTCTGGTCAGATGCAACTCCCTTTTGTCCTCCAAAGTGCTGAGACTATGAAAAAGACAGTTGACTATCTTGAGCCGCATCTTCCAAAGGTTGAAAAAGAGGCCGACACTACTCTAGCTCTTGGAACTGTAAAAGGAGATGTACATGATGTTGGTAAAAATCTTGTAGATATAATCCTCTCAAACAATGGCTACAAAGTAGTAAATCTTGGCATCAAGGTGGATTTAGATGATTTTATGCAAACTATGAAGGATGGGCACATTAGCGCTTTAGGGATGAGCGGACTACTCGTAAAATCAACTCAAGTTATGAAAGAAAATCTTGAAATTTTAAAATCTCTTAATATTAAAATCCCCATACTTCTTGGCGGTGCAGCTCTAACGCGCTCCTTTATAGATGACTTTTGCCGCCCCATCTACGATGGCCCAATCTTTTACTGCAAAGATGCCTTTGATGGAGTGACCGCTATGAGCCGTATAGAAGCTGGAAACTTTGACACAGACCTCCATGGCAAAGACAAAGAAGAAAAAATAGTAAAAGAGAAAAAAGAAGTAATCATTCCACCATTTGATGAACTTAAGATGCCATCTCGCGATGTAGTTGTGCCAACTCCTCCCTTTTGGGGAAGAAGAGAGTTGAAGCTCACTCCAGCACAGATAGAGATGGCTTTTGAGTGGATAAACCACAAACTTCTCTTTAAGGCTCGTTGGGGTTATAGTTCTAAGGGAATGAAAAAAGAGGAGTACCAAAAACAGCTCGATGAAGTTGTCTGGCCAGCATACGAGAAGCTAAAAGCACAGTTTCTAGATGAAAAACTGTTTGAACCAACTATCCTTTATGGCTACTGGCCTTGTAGAAGTGATGACAATACTATTCTTATCTTTGATGAGAGTGAGGGTTATAACTCTCTTGATGAAGTAAACAATGAGCCTTTAGAGCATGTTATGCCAAGGGCGATAAAGCACTTTACATTTCCAAGACAAAGCAAAGAGCCTCATCGTGCACTAAGTGACTTTTTCCACAGTGACAGACACGATGTAATAGCTCTTACTTGTGTGAGTGCCGGAGAAAAACTTAGTGAGGTTGAGAGAGAAATTTATGATAGAGGCGAATATACTCTTTACTACCAGTTTCACGGTCTTGGAGTTGAGTTAGCTGAGGCTTTAGCTGAAATAGCACATAAGCAGATAAGGCTTGATCTAAATATCTCTGATGGCGAAGGAAGTAGCTTGAGTGATGTTCGGATGAATAGATATCAAGGAAGTAGGTACTCTTTTGGTTATGCAGCTTGTCCTGACTTGGAACTCAACCGTCCCCTTTTTGATCTGTTAAAGCCTGAAGAGTTTGGAATAGAACTGAGTGAGACTTTTCAAATCCACCCAGAACAATCGACTAGTGCCTTAGTAGTATATCATCCAAATGCCTCGTATTACAATGTATGA
- a CDS encoding YifB family Mg chelatase-like AAA ATPase — MMKMVSCATYEGIDAKLVHVESTLTKGLPSFSIVGIASASINEAKDRVKSALLSNEFSFPPKRITINLAPSDLKKEGSQFDLSIALMIALDSEESDFSEWFVFGELGLDGAVKENIQLYPLMLSLANQRVVKKAIVPHESLEKLSKIPEIEFYGVKSLQDAITLLKNQESATPSIEQSQIEYPFYELKGKKYYYSHEYAEEFVDVKGQDIAKRAALIAATGFHNILFEGSPGCGKSMIAKRLRYILPPMTSDEILDVAKLQALEMQEIEFKPHRNMRSPHHTSTLASVFGGGSHKAKIGEVGLAHNGILFFDELPHFSKGVLEALREPMQDNRIRISRVNSKVEYPSDFLFIGAMNPCPCGNLLDANLECRCNELEIQRYKNRLSEPFLDRIDLCVVMQNVKSDDKSSFTSKELHRKVVEAHIFRSKRNQGAFNAKLKDNEIGIYCILDAEAEETLEMAIDRFKLSFRSINKVLKVARTIADLDKSKDIAKNHIFEALSYRRR; from the coding sequence ATTATGAAAATGGTCTCTTGTGCTACTTATGAGGGTATAGATGCAAAGCTTGTACATGTTGAGTCAACACTTACAAAAGGGCTTCCATCGTTTAGCATTGTAGGAATTGCCTCTGCTTCCATCAACGAAGCAAAAGATAGAGTTAAGTCTGCCCTCTTAAGCAATGAGTTTAGTTTTCCTCCCAAACGCATAACAATAAACTTAGCTCCGAGTGATCTTAAAAAAGAGGGGAGTCAGTTTGATCTTAGCATTGCTCTTATGATAGCTCTTGATAGCGAAGAGAGCGATTTTAGTGAGTGGTTTGTCTTTGGAGAGCTCGGACTTGATGGAGCTGTAAAGGAAAATATTCAGCTATATCCTCTTATGCTCTCATTAGCAAACCAGAGGGTTGTGAAAAAGGCGATAGTCCCACATGAGAGCTTAGAGAAACTCTCTAAGATTCCAGAGATTGAGTTTTATGGAGTAAAGTCGCTCCAAGATGCGATAACACTTCTTAAAAATCAAGAGAGTGCAACTCCGAGCATAGAGCAGTCACAAATCGAGTACCCTTTTTATGAGTTAAAAGGAAAGAAGTATTACTACTCTCATGAGTATGCGGAAGAATTTGTGGATGTAAAGGGGCAAGATATTGCCAAAAGAGCAGCTTTGATCGCTGCTACTGGATTTCACAACATCCTCTTTGAAGGCTCTCCAGGGTGTGGTAAAAGTATGATAGCAAAGAGACTTAGATATATACTTCCACCCATGACGAGTGATGAGATACTTGATGTTGCGAAGCTTCAAGCATTAGAGATGCAGGAGATTGAGTTTAAACCACATAGAAATATGCGAAGCCCTCATCATACTTCTACACTTGCAAGCGTTTTTGGTGGAGGTTCACACAAAGCAAAGATAGGTGAAGTTGGGTTAGCTCACAATGGCATCTTGTTTTTTGATGAACTTCCGCACTTTTCAAAGGGTGTTTTAGAGGCTCTAAGAGAGCCCATGCAAGACAATCGTATCAGAATTTCAAGAGTAAACTCTAAGGTAGAGTATCCAAGCGATTTTTTATTTATAGGTGCTATGAATCCTTGTCCTTGCGGAAATCTTTTAGATGCAAACTTAGAGTGTAGATGCAATGAGTTAGAGATACAAAGATATAAAAATAGACTCTCCGAGCCATTTTTAGACAGGATAGATCTTTGTGTTGTGATGCAAAATGTGAAGTCTGATGATAAGAGTAGTTTTACCTCAAAAGAGCTTCATAGAAAAGTGGTTGAAGCTCATATATTTAGAAGTAAAAGAAATCAAGGCGCCTTTAATGCGAAACTAAAAGATAATGAGATAGGGATTTATTGCATCTTAGATGCTGAGGCAGAGGAGACTTTAGAGATGGCAATTGATAGATTTAAACTCTCTTTTAGAAGTATAAACAAAGTCTTAAAGGTAGCTAGAACCATAGCAGATTTAGATAAAAGCAAAGATATAGCAAAAAACCATATCTTTGAAGCACTTAGCTATAGACGAAGATAA